TCGACCTGGCAAGCAGCACGCGGCAGCGCGCACACGCGCGGAGGCGCGGTTTCACCTGACGCGCGGGTACCGCAGGTGCGCGTCGCATTCCAGGGTGCGCCCGGTGCATTCAGTGAAGAGGCGGCGCTGGCACACTTCGGCGCCGGGGTGGAGTGCGTGCCGTGCGCAACGTTCGCC
The genomic region above belongs to Longimicrobiales bacterium and contains:
- a CDS encoding prephenate dehydratase domain-containing protein codes for the protein MPAPSTWQAARGSAHTRGGAVSPDARVPQVRVAFQGAPGAFSEEAALAHFGAGVECVPCATFA